The following are encoded together in the Acidovorax sp. KKS102 genome:
- the pdeM gene encoding ligase-associated DNA damage response endonuclease PdeM, translating to MTTHPFHTSVPETQAVPALPMGAHAITLPCGTALQLLPQRALWWPAARMVMVADVHFGKAATFRRAGQPVPHGTTADNLARLDALLAATGADHLVFLGDFLHARSGAADALWRQLLPWRQRHAHVAMTLVRGNHDMHAGDPPAALALAQVNEPWLPCADAPVLACHHPQAVAGHTVIAGHLHPTLRLRGPARDALRAPCFGWGDGQLVLPAFGAFTGTAPDTLPAHWAQFAVLPGRVVAVPGTFS from the coding sequence ATGACCACGCATCCCTTTCACACATCCGTCCCCGAGACGCAGGCCGTCCCTGCGCTCCCCATGGGTGCGCACGCCATCACCCTGCCCTGCGGCACGGCCCTGCAGCTGTTGCCCCAGCGCGCGCTGTGGTGGCCCGCGGCGCGCATGGTGATGGTGGCGGATGTGCATTTCGGCAAGGCGGCCACCTTCCGCCGCGCGGGCCAGCCGGTGCCCCATGGCACCACGGCCGACAACCTGGCGCGGCTCGATGCACTGCTGGCGGCCACCGGTGCTGACCACCTGGTGTTCCTGGGGGACTTTCTGCACGCACGCAGCGGCGCGGCCGATGCGCTGTGGCGGCAGTTGCTGCCCTGGCGCCAGCGCCATGCGCATGTGGCGATGACCCTGGTGCGCGGCAATCACGACATGCATGCGGGCGACCCGCCGGCGGCGCTGGCACTGGCGCAGGTCAACGAGCCCTGGTTGCCCTGTGCCGATGCGCCGGTGCTGGCCTGCCACCACCCGCAGGCCGTGGCGGGCCACACGGTGATTGCCGGGCACCTGCACCCCACGCTGCGGCTGCGCGGCCCGGCGCGGGATGCGCTGCGGGCGCCCTGCTTTGGCTGGGGTGACGGGCAGTTGGTCCTGCCCGCCTTCGGGGCCTTCACCGGCACGGCGCCCGACACCCTGCCCGCGCACTGGGCGCAGTTTGCGGTGCTGCCGGGCCGGGTGGTGGCTGTTCCAGGGACTTTTTCGTAG
- a CDS encoding ligase-associated DNA damage response DEXH box helicase: MSTTRRLRKALTPVAPSAAAAWMAARGWQPFGFQHDVWRAMGEGRSGLLHATTGAGKTYAVWLGALQHLAQADAAPAPEGAPKAPKAPNARTALRTRRAAAPPLTVLWITPMRALAADSLRALQAPLPDLAPTWTSGLRTGDTASGERAAQDRRLPTLLVTTPESVSLLLARADARERLASVRLVVVDEWHELVGNKRGVQVQLALARLSGWNPALQVWGMSATLGNLEEALHTLLPQPVPNAPSASQPPPAVLVQGRIDKRLEVQVMLPARADRFAWAGHMGLSLLPQVVQSIEAAASTLVFTNTRSQAERWYQALLEARPDWAGTLALHHGSLGHEVRDWVEQGLKAGQLKAVVCTSSLDLGVDFLPVEQVLQIGSAKGVARLVQRAGRSGHAPGRSSSITLVPTHSLELVEAAAARHALAQGRIEDRHTPRAPLDVLVQHLVTVALGGGFVPDALLAEVRRAPAYAALADNDWQWALQFVRQGGASLATYPDFHRVVPDDEGVWRVPDARLARRHRSNIGTIVSDAAMQVQFVSGGRLGSVEESFIARLRKGDVFMFAGRLLELVRTQQMTAYVRIAPKGSAALPRWSGGRMPLSNTLADAMLEQLAQAERGEFSTPEMRCAQPLLELQQAWSALPTPGRLVAETLHTREGWHLYLYPLAGRLVHLGLAGLLGWRASQQVPNTFSIAVNDYGLELLSAKPVDWATLLPRLIGEGTRTTIGRGLEDEVLASLNATEMARRRFREIARIAGLIFQSHPGEQRSSRQLQASSSLYYDVFAQYDPGNLLLAQARAELLTNELDMDRLAHTLRGMQALTLSIHALERPTPFALPLMVERFRERLSTETLADRLARMVQALEQAADVTTGTHLAQHAVQPTDMVWDLPESSGPRTPRARQAAAGDAPRRARGRHGF, encoded by the coding sequence ATGAGCACCACCCGCCGCCTGCGCAAGGCCCTGACCCCGGTGGCACCGAGTGCCGCAGCCGCCTGGATGGCGGCGCGGGGCTGGCAACCCTTTGGCTTCCAGCACGACGTGTGGCGCGCGATGGGCGAGGGCCGCTCGGGCCTGCTGCATGCCACTACAGGGGCTGGCAAGACCTATGCGGTATGGCTGGGCGCGCTGCAGCACTTGGCACAGGCGGATGCTGCACCTGCGCCCGAAGGAGCCCCCAAAGCCCCCAAAGCACCCAACGCCCGCACCGCCCTGCGCACGCGCCGCGCTGCGGCACCGCCCCTCACCGTGCTGTGGATCACGCCCATGCGCGCACTCGCTGCCGATTCGCTGCGCGCCCTGCAGGCACCGTTGCCCGACCTGGCCCCCACCTGGACCAGCGGCCTGCGAACCGGAGACACCGCCAGCGGCGAGCGCGCCGCGCAAGATCGCCGCCTGCCCACGTTGCTGGTGACCACGCCCGAAAGCGTCTCGCTGCTGCTGGCCCGCGCCGATGCGCGTGAGCGCCTGGCCAGCGTGCGCTTGGTGGTGGTGGATGAGTGGCACGAGTTGGTGGGCAACAAACGCGGCGTGCAGGTGCAGCTGGCGCTGGCGCGCCTGTCGGGCTGGAACCCGGCGCTGCAGGTGTGGGGCATGTCGGCCACGCTGGGCAACCTGGAGGAGGCCCTGCACACCTTGCTGCCGCAGCCCGTGCCCAACGCTCCGAGCGCATCGCAACCACCGCCCGCCGTGCTGGTGCAGGGCCGCATCGACAAGCGGCTGGAGGTGCAGGTGATGCTGCCCGCGCGGGCCGATCGCTTTGCGTGGGCGGGCCACATGGGGCTGAGCCTGCTGCCGCAGGTGGTGCAATCGATCGAAGCGGCCGCGTCCACGTTGGTATTCACCAACACCCGGTCGCAAGCCGAGCGCTGGTACCAGGCGCTGCTGGAGGCGCGACCCGACTGGGCGGGCACCCTTGCGCTACACCACGGGTCGCTGGGGCATGAGGTGCGCGACTGGGTGGAGCAAGGCCTGAAGGCCGGGCAGCTCAAGGCCGTGGTGTGCACATCGAGCCTGGACCTGGGCGTGGACTTTTTGCCGGTGGAGCAGGTGCTGCAGATCGGTTCGGCCAAGGGCGTGGCGCGGCTGGTGCAGCGTGCGGGCCGCTCGGGCCATGCGCCGGGGCGCAGCTCCAGCATCACGCTGGTGCCCACGCACAGCCTGGAGCTGGTGGAGGCCGCCGCCGCGCGCCACGCGCTGGCGCAGGGCCGCATCGAAGACCGGCACACGCCGCGTGCGCCGCTGGATGTGCTGGTGCAGCACCTGGTCACCGTGGCGCTGGGCGGCGGCTTTGTGCCCGATGCGCTGTTGGCCGAGGTGCGCCGCGCACCCGCCTACGCTGCGTTGGCCGACAACGACTGGCAGTGGGCGCTGCAGTTCGTGCGCCAGGGCGGCGCATCGCTGGCCACCTATCCGGACTTTCACCGCGTGGTACCGGACGACGAGGGTGTGTGGCGCGTGCCCGATGCGCGCCTGGCGCGCCGCCACCGCAGCAACATCGGCACCATCGTGAGCGACGCCGCCATGCAGGTGCAGTTTGTGAGCGGCGGGCGCCTGGGCTCGGTGGAAGAGAGCTTCATCGCGCGGCTGCGCAAGGGCGATGTGTTCATGTTTGCAGGCCGGCTGCTGGAGCTGGTGCGCACCCAGCAGATGACGGCCTATGTGCGCATCGCCCCCAAGGGCAGCGCCGCCCTGCCGCGCTGGAGCGGCGGGCGCATGCCGCTGTCGAACACGCTGGCCGATGCGATGCTCGAGCAGCTGGCGCAGGCCGAGCGCGGCGAGTTCTCCACGCCCGAGATGCGCTGCGCCCAGCCGCTGCTGGAGCTGCAGCAGGCCTGGTCGGCCCTGCCCACACCCGGCCGCCTGGTAGCCGAGACGCTACACACCCGCGAGGGGTGGCACCTGTACCTGTACCCGCTGGCGGGCCGCTTGGTGCACCTGGGCCTGGCCGGGCTGCTGGGCTGGCGCGCGTCGCAGCAGGTGCCCAACACCTTCTCCATCGCGGTCAACGACTACGGACTGGAGCTGCTGTCGGCCAAGCCCGTGGACTGGGCCACGCTGCTGCCGCGCCTGATTGGCGAGGGCACACGCACCACCATCGGTCGCGGGCTCGAAGACGAAGTGCTGGCCAGCCTGAACGCCACCGAGATGGCGCGCAGGCGCTTTCGCGAGATCGCGCGCATTGCCGGGCTCATCTTTCAAAGCCACCCGGGCGAGCAGCGCAGCAGCCGCCAGCTGCAGGCCTCGTCCTCGCTGTACTACGACGTGTTTGCGCAGTACGACCCGGGCAACCTGCTGCTGGCCCAGGCCCGTGCCGAGCTGCTGACGAACGAGCTGGACATGGACCGCCTGGCGCACACACTGCGCGGCATGCAGGCACTGACCCTGTCCATCCACGCGCTGGAACGCCCCACCCCATTCGCCCTGCCGCTGATGGTGGAGCGCTTTCGCGAGCGCCTGAGCACCGAGACCCTGGCCGACCGGCTGGCGCGCATGGTGCAGGCGCTGGAGCAGGCGGCCGACGTCACCACCGGCACCCACCTTGCGCAGCACGCAGTGCAGCCCACGGACATGGTGTGGGACCTGCCCGAAAGCTCTGGGCCCCGCACACCACGCGCGCGCCAGGCTGCGGCTGGGGACGCCCCCCGCCGCGCCCGCGGACGCCACGGATTCTGA